DNA sequence from the Paenibacillus azoreducens genome:
AAAGCTCCAATCCCGATGAAATCATACGGGGGTGGTACAGCTTCCCGCCAGCTTTTGCTGTCTCCCTTAGATCGGCAAACATACTGGCATAAATGGACTGCGTCCGATATACCGAACGGCCAAGCTTTTTGCCTGTATCCGGCAGTTTGGCGATTTTCAGATTCCAGTCGGCTGCATATTTTTTGAAGCGTTGGCTCGCGGTCTGTTTGGCCGGGAACAAATATTCGTCCTCAGATTTATCCAAGTAAATCGTCCTGTCGTAAACCGTCAGGGTAATACGCTTGGTTCCGTTATTGCTGCTTTCCACTTCCCAAACGACACCCGGATGCAGCAGCGGTACATAGTCCTTTTTTCCGTAAGGAATTCCGCTGATCCGAATAGACATGCCCGGGTTGATCGGGGGCATATCCGGCGTCGCCACCATGTTCACAGTTCCTTGATAGGCAACCTGCTCAAGCGAATCTCGCAAATTGATCGCCTCTACCAAAGCGGACAAATCATATTTATCCTGCAAAATAACCTTGTAACTCATGGCAGCACCAGCTTCTGTCCCGGTTTAATCGCATTCGGGTTATTGCCGATCAGCTTCTTGTTCAACTGATAGATCCGGTTCCATTCCGAACTATTGCCCAGCTCCAGCTTTGCGATTTTGGAAAGCGAGTCGCCCGGCTTCACCGTATAGGTTTTGTTTTTGGCCTTCATATCGACACGCGGCTTCTTATTGATTGCGGTTGCATTTGCGGCTTTGCCATTGCCTGCTCCTGCTGCGGTTTTCATCACCTTCAGCTCTCTCCATGTCCGGAGCGTGATTTCAAAGGACACATCCCCCGGTTCGCCGCCACGGAACGTAGATTGATGCGAAGCTACAAATACCGGCACATTCACGGCCGTTTTAGAAATAATAAAACGCAGAGGCGTTTTTAACGCCAAAAATTCATTCAGCTTGTTCATCGCCGTCTGTGGATCAGGAAGTTCTTCCTCTTTTCCCCGGCAAAAGGATTCATCGAATGTTTTAGGAAAAAAAGAGGCGAAGGAAATTTCCTTCACCTTATCCCCCTGCGGAAAATCGAATTCCCCGGATGACAAAATATTCACTGTATCCAGACCCTTTTGCCTTGAGATCGTAACTTCTTCCGGGTTGACCGGAAACAGAAAATCTTTCCCTTTGCCGTCCCTCAGCACAAATTCCATTGCTTCCGCCTCCCTCCTTTCAGCAAAATTGACCAGCAAACCATCTATATAAGTTAAACTCATGATTTTAACAATGAAGGCAGTCGGATGGAATCCGCTTTAAGCAAGCGCCATAGACTGCGGTTTCCGATTTTGCGTCGCCTTCGCGAATTCCGCCCGTAAACGCTGGCCGACTTGCTGGATAATGCCTTCGACATCAACCGGGTACTCCTCATGAACCGTAACCTGTACGGCTCCCGCCGGAAGATTAAACTGGTTTGTCGTTTCCGTTTTGAAGTCGCGCAGGAATCCGGATAACTCGCTCATTTGTTCTGGACTGATTTGAACAACTTGCGGAACTTTGCTGGTGGCTGCTGCGGCATTACTGGATACTGCGGACTGCATACGCGGACTTGGACCAGGAACATTCGCCCCGGCCATCGGAAGCGTTCCTACAGATGCTGACAATGCTGCCCCGTACATAACCGACGGTACTGATTGTTTTGGCGGAATGGAAGGACCAGGGATCGCCGCAGGTTTTTCGGCAATATCCTCTTTAGGCTTCTTCTTTTTGCCAAATAGTCCGGAGACCCAGCCTGTTACGGAAGAGAAGGCCTCTTTGGCCTTCGGAGCGATATCAGAAACAAATCCTCCGATTTTTCCGCCGACAAAATCTCCGAGAGCACCTCCAACCGTAGTTCCCAATATAGTGCCTACACCTGGAATAGGAATCAGACTTCCCACGGCGCCGCCAATGACGGAACCTATCGTTCCACCTGCGGCGGAACCTATCGCTTTGGCCCGTTCCTTACCAGGCTCGGCGGTAGCAATAGAAGCCGCATCGGCTACTAGACTGAGTGGACCGAGCAGCTTCTTCATTCCGCCTTTCATAATCCCGCCGGCCAGGCTGCCAAGACCGCTTTTTCCAACGTTGTCAATCGCAGAACCTGCCAGTGAAGCTGCCTTGGAAGCTATCCCGGTCTTGCCTCCAAGAAGTTCTTTGCCATGCTTCCATAAATCTTGAGCCCCGCCAATAATGTCTACACCTGCTGAACCAACCGTTTGAAGCAGCTCACCGCTTTTTCCGGCTAATTTGAATAATTTCGAGCCAGCCTTGGCGATTTTATTCGGTTTAGCTGCTCCGCCCTTTGCTTTACCGTCTGAACTAAACGGACTGAAGATCGCGTTTGCTCCACCTTTCAGAATTTTACCGGCCACGCCAAGGCCGCCTTTTCCAACTTTAACAGCAGCAGAGCCAGCAAAAGAAAATGCTTTGGAAACGGCGCTCCCGCCGCCTTTTAACAGATCTTTTCCTTTGCCCCATATTCCTTTGGTCTTAGCGGCTAAGCTTTCACCAACAGGACCGAGCGATTTGGCACCCTTCTTAGCCCACTCGCCTACCTTGGAAGCAACAGCGCTAAGCTTCCCTGGTTTACTTTCTGGATTTTTCGATTTGCCGAAACCAAGCGCACCAAACAATTTACCTGCGCCGCCCTTAAAAACATTGCCTGTTCCCTTAAGAACATCGCCGGTTTTAGTTACCAAGCTACTGTTTTTAATTTTTCCGAAGGTGGTGCTGATCAATGAAGATGCTTTGTTCGCAAACGCACTGTTTTTGAACATATCTTTTCCGCGGCCCATCAGCCCTTTGGCCTTGTTAAAGAGGCCTCCGCCGGTTTTTTTTACAGAATTAAGAAGCTTGGAACCAACCTTTTTGGGTTTTGTCTGCTTATTTGCTTTGCTTCGTTTCGGTTTCTTATTTTTGGATCCTTTTTTACCCTTGCGGCCTTTGTTCCCCCCATAATTACCGTTACCTATACATTGACATTGGCAAATCTGGGGACCTGCTTCCTTCTCGACATTGTTCCAAACGTCCTTAAGCCCTTTGAGTTTTTCCGGAATCTCGCCTGCACTTTTCAAGCCTCCGCCCAAAGTTTTAAGATCCGAAAAAATGGCTTTCAGGTTATCCAGGAAACTAGCAGGATCTTCCTTGGGTCCACCCCCGGATTTACCTCCCCCTATAACCGCTGTCATCTTATTCATCACGACGGTATTAGCCGTAAGAGAGCTGACCAGAGCCGAGAAATTGGGTGCTGCTTGATTGGCTTGATTAGACTTACCTTCAACCTTCAATATTCCGGGCGTCTGAACCACCTTCAACTTCACCGTTCCCGACGCATGGATCACCTGCGATTTCACGCGGTTGATCTTGTGCAGAATTTGGTCCAGCCCTTTGGAGGCATAGTCCTTCAGCACAATCTCCGGCGCCATGCGGGTGCGGCCAATGCGCAGCACACGCCCTTGGATACGTTCAAAATAACGTTCCATGGCGCGCAGCTCCCGGTTGGCTTTGATGACGTTTTTCGGTTCGATGACCAGGTTCATGCGGCAATTCATCGCTTGTGCCAATATGTTTCACCTCCTTGCATTAAGGATTCTGAGCCGCCATTCGTTCGATCTCTTCCCCGGCAAAAGCCAGCAAAAGCAAACGTTCGCCGCGCGGCAGCCTCCAAAAATCTCCGGGACGAAGGTGATGCCGTACCCACAGGTGATACAGCATCGTCGTCATTCCCCCGGAGTTAATCAGTTTTTTAGGTCGTCAATATCAACGCCGAAACCGGACAGCTCCAGCACCTTGTCGCCGACGGCATCCAGTTCGCCTGCCAGCAGCAGGCGGCGCACCGCCTGTTCCCCGCCGGACAGCTTCATGCGGCTTGTAATGCGCGGGTCGCCCCAACCACTGAGTGGTAGCCCCTTCACTTCAAGTTTGCTCGTAGCTTCCGCAATAAGCATCGCATTAAATGTCTCGCCGTCCACCTTCTCTTCCACCGAACCCTTCACGGTGCGGCGGATCGTGCAGCGTTCGCGGATGCTGTCCACTTTGCTGGACGTCAGGCCGTGCAGGACAATCATCATGTCCAACCGTTTGATGCGGACAGTCTCTTCCGGCAGTTTCTCCGCCGCTTCAAACAGGCTGTCCAAAATTTGCTCTTCCGTCATATGTTCATGCAAGCTCATTTGTCATTCTCCTTTATGATTGAAATTGAAAATGATTAGTCACCGACAATCGGATCAAGCAGTTGGTAGCCTTCAAACGTAAACGAAGTTTCTTCCTGCACTTCTTCGCCGGCGGTCCAGTTGGCGAGCTGGATTTTGTCCGGCATACAGCGCATGAGGAGCACGCGTTCATGGCCGAAGGACTCTGGATCGTCCAATTTGGAAATAATATCGAATTTGCTGAATCCACGCTGAATCATATCCGAAGTCACCTTATAACCGCTGATGGTGCCGGTGCCTTTTTTAATGCCGGTTTTATGCACCTTCCAGTCGTTGCCGACTAGGTTCAGTTCTCTTTTTTCCAATTCCACGCTGGCTTCCAGCTTGTTAATATTCGTCTGCCACACCCCGTCAATAAAGGCCTGGCCGTACGTTCCCAATATTACTCTTGAAGCATCCAACATATTTTTTTCCTCCCTGTGATTAAAAAGTTATTTAAGGCTCAATACGAAATCAGTTCTCGGCACTGCACGGTTACCCGCTTACATTTACGGACTGTGCTTAAAAATCACTGCCCGCCTCCACCCGTCTTTCCATGAGCCATGATCAATAATTTATTTAATGAATTGAAAATTACTGCACGTAAAATGTTCCGAACAGCTGCTCCATCACATCGGTAAGCTTCACGTTCCACTGCAGGAATACCTGATCGGCCTCCGGTTTATGAACGGCGCCATCCCCGTAATAAGCAGGGTCGAGAATGACATCGTAGCCATCAGGCTCGATGACGCTGCTAAGCGACAGCTGAGCCAAATATTCCTTCACCGCACCGATCAAGGCCAAACGTCCCTCCTCGGTGTTGTTCACCTTGCCGATATACGTCTGCTCCGCAGTACGCTGCAGATCGGCGTTGATCGCATCCATCACGCGAATGGAACGGATTTTTTTCCAAGCGTTGTTTTGGCCTTCAGCCGGATTCACCAAGCTGTTGATGCCGCGCAGCGCTTTGACCTGACGGCCGTCGAAAAAGAACAGGAACACGCCGTTTTTCACCGCTTCTTCCTGCTCCGGACGGCTCCAGCGGCGGGTCACGTCTTCAAACGGAGTCTGCGCATATGTCGCCGACTGGTTCAGACGCTGCCCGGCGATCAAACCTGCCACATAAGCAGCAGTCTGTGCGGAGCTATAGTCCGTTCCGGCAAGGCGCACGCCTGTGCCCACATTGATGATGCCTTCGTGATTCAGTGTAATCGAACGTGCCACAGCCTGCTTCACGGCATCCTTCGATACGTCTTCGGCCTTCGATCCGCCAAACACAGCCATCACGCCCCGGCCTTCGCGGCGGATACGTTTGACCCAGGAAGCAAAGCTTTGCAGCAAGGCCATATCTGCGGCATAATCCAATGCCAGCACATCAAAATCCTGTCCTTCCGCCGCTTCCTGCATTGCGATGTAATCGGCATTCGCCAGCTTGCTGTTGCCGCTTGCACCGCCAGTAAAAGCTGCGCCGCTGACATCAGCCGGGATACCGCCTTGACCAAGCACCTTGGCCGTTACCCACAAATTGCCGCTGTCCTTATTGATTTGGTCCGCAATGGAAGCAGCCGTGCCGTCGGTTCCTTTATAAGTGCCAAGCAGCTTGGTGCCTTCATACAAGCGAAGCTCGCGCGCATTCGGCTCGCCAAGCGTCGGCTGTACCGTAACGGTGAAGCTGTTGCCGCGGCTGCCCGGATATTTGGCCGCAAGCTGCAGACAATCGGCCGGGGTAGCATCCGAGCTTTGAAGCGTAACGCTTGCAGCTGCCGCCGTATCGTCCGCCAGACGGTAAGCGAGCAGTTTTTTCGGTCCGCCCAGAAGGGCCAGATACAGCACCGGATAAGCCGTAGCGCCGTCCTGCGTATCCTTCGAATACTTTTGCTCAATCGCCGTTTCGCTGCTAATCTCCACAAATTCGCGTACAGGTCCCCAGTTGGCTTTGACCGGCACGATCACCGTTCCGCGCGTTCCGCCCTGAATCGCTGATGCTGCCGCCGCCTTGAAATTCATATACAATCCCGGCAATACCGGTTTATTCGCATTTTCCCAAGTTCCGCCTGCCATAATTAATCCACCTTCGCTTTCATAAATTGTTCGATTTTTGCTTTTGTTTCAGCTACCGTAAACGTACTCTTCTCTTCCCCGTAAAAAGCTCCCGCCAACACTTCCTCCTGCACGCCAAACAGCTCTTTGGCATGGGCTGCCAGCTCGGCAACCGGATAGCGCGGCGTTTGGTCTGTCGCTTCGTTTTTAACCGTCTTTTTCACTGCCATCCAAACCACCTCAATTCAAAATAGAATGTACGTCAACCCTGCGGATCAGGGCCGCATCTTCCGCCGGACGCATCAACCGCTGCACGAGCGTCAGCCGCAGCTGGCCGTCCAGAAAGGCATCCGCCTCCAAATCAGCTGATACATCAACCACCGACATATATCTACGCCGGTCCGAATCGAGCGGCAGCTGCACCTTCATCCCCAGCTCTTCCACTAAAGCCAAGACCGCACGCTGCTCAATTGCCGGATCCAGCGCAGTAATATGCCCTCTGAACTGCTTGCGGACTTCATATAATGAAGCTCCTGCCATTTTGGTCTCGCCCCCGGTTAACCGCCATAAGACGGCGGAATCTCCCGGGCCGGACGGCCAGGCCGTGTCATAAACCTTCCACGAAACACCAACCAGCTTCCCGGTCCATGCCTTTAACGCCATCAGCCATTCATCCCGCGCTGTCGATGCATCCGCCCCGGCTTCCGGAATGTACACGCCAAAACGCAGCGTCCTGCAGGCCTTGCCCGTGGAAGCTTCCAGTCTTTCGGCTTTCCGCGCCCCGAGAAAATGCAAAGTAAAAGCGCCGCTTCCAGGATTAGACACCCGTTTGCGGTGTAAATCAACGGATAACTTTTCCGCCCACACATCCGCTTGGTCCATGCCGGCATTCCCTGGATAAAGCTGCAGCCGGATCACCTGCCGATAACCTGCCCAGGAAGACTTCCAAATCTCCTCGCTGAATGCGATGACCCCGTAAGGCTCGTCATTCCCGCCGGCCGGAGGCTGCACATCATAAATCCGGTCCTTGAGCTCCGGGATGAGACTCGCGATTGCTTGCTTCACCGCCGCTCTCATGTTGTAAACCGCCGGAGCGTTCTACTGCTTGGAAGTTGGCCGCAGCTGATCCACCGTTTTGATTGCTTGCGCAATTCGGCTCCTCCTTTCCGCATCTTTTTTTGCCGAAAATGAGCAAGAAGGGCAATTTACCGCAACAGAAAACCGGCCCTGATGGCCGGCTTACATTCGACTGTGCGTCTTCGGTTTGCCCTCTTGTTTTCATTTCCGATGATACTATCTTACACCCCTAAATCGGATGCGCTGAAGGCAAAGCGGACGAATAATGGCGTTTTGGCGGATGAAAAATGTACGAATATATGTTCGTATTTTTGTTGGGGATCTGTTCCTTATTATAGAAACCATAGCACTGTTAAAAAAAATGATTTCATTATAAGTACCGAATAAAACAAAAAAGGACAGGGTCTCCCCCATCCTTTCATATAAGAATTTTGCATACTCCTAAAAGCGACTTCCAATCAACCAATATAGATCGAAACATTCGTTCGGTTTTTTTATTGTTCCGGGAGCTTCTGAAATTTAATTTTTTGCAAATAAATCCTGATATAAGTAAAGCGTCTATCGACGTACTCCCAAAGAAGCCTGAACGCGTCTTGCAGTCATTTTATTTTGGCAAATTACTTGGCATAGCATTATCATTTTTCGTTCTTTGTGCCAGCTTGGATTTTGTCAATTGAGTGAGTCTTTCATACGAATCTGCATTTTGTCAATTGAGTGAGTTCTTCATACGAATCTGCCTTCCGCCTTTCGTGCTAACGAGAGAACATCGCTTTTTGATTGAATCTGCACGGGTTTCAACTATATTCTAACGGACACCACGGCCGCTAAATGGCTAAAAAAAGCTGTTTTGAAATCCTAACGGTCACCACAGCCCTTAACTGCTCCGAAACACGGGTAAAAGCGGCTTTTTCCACCAAATAGCTGCATCTGTGTCCGTTAGAAATCAAAATGGTCGAAATTACCCTCAATAGCGGCCGCTGTGTCCGTTAGAGTTTTGCGTGCAAACCTGTCATAGGATCCCATCTCATACGTGCACAATCCGCTCATACAACTCCAACACATATGTGTAATCCACCCATGCGACTCCAACGCACAACTCCAACGTATACGCGCAATCCGCTCATGCAACTCAAACGCACACGTGCGATAAACGAAGTCAATCCCCAACTCGTTGATACGTCCGATCTCAATTTCCCCACTATGCATCAACAGATTTCGTTTGACTATATTCTAACGGACACCACGGCCGCTAAATGGCTAAAAAAAGCTGTTTTGAAATCCTAACGGTCACCACAGCCCTTAACTGCTCCGAAACACGGGTAAAAGTGGCTTTTTCCACCAATTAGCTGCATCTGTGTCCGTTAGAAATCAAATTGGTCGAAATTCCCCTCAATAGCGGCCGCTGTGTCCGTTAGAGTTTTGCGTGCAAGCCTGTCATGGGATCCCAACTCATACGTGCACAATTCGCTCATACGACTCCAACGCACGACTCCAACTCATACGTGCGCAATCCACTCATACGACTCCAACGCACAACTCCAACGTATACACGTAATCCACTCATGCAACTCCAACTCATCTATACCACCCATTATTCGTGCAACTCCAACCATATGTGAATTCATTCATGCGATCCCAACACATACATGCAGTCCATTCATGCTATCCCCAACTCAATTGATACGTCCGATCTCAATTTCCCCACTATGCATCAACAGATTTCGTTCGACCAATTATGCAAGCTGCGCAGGTGTCGAGATCAGAAAGGCGAAGGCGACCGGTGCGTCCGGCTGGTGAAAAAGAATGCAGCAACAGGCGGGCAAATCGATGCGCTTCTATGATCCAGACAGCGGTCAGCGGCAGTTTTCCTACGATTACTTAATAATGTAACTTCACTGAAACTTATAAACTCTATAAAATCCTGAAAATCTCCTCGTTCTTCCACTTTCTAAAATCTCACACTAAAAATTTGCTTCTATAACACTACCCCACCGTCACCCGCTTCTGCAGCTCTTCCAGCTTCAACAACCCCCGATCCGCAAAAGCCAGCGCCAGTTTATAAAACGCCCGGGCCCGAATTTTCGTATACGTATCTTTGCTCACCGGCGGATCCAAAATGTAGTTATACACCTTGTAATCAAAGACGTCGTCCTGCTTCATGTACCGCTCGCGGATAATCAACTGTTCCCGTTCGCCAAGCCGCTCTACGATCGCCTCGATCATTTCGCAATAAGCCCTTCTGGCTGCAGGCACGTCCACATTATAAGCAGCTATTTGCGCCGTCTGATCAGAAGTGACATTAGTCGGCCCATGGAAACGTTCGGTGTAGGAAGCGGTAATGCTGGCTTCTTTTGCTTCAAAAGTGATTGTTTTATAAATCCGGTATTTTTCAAGCAAAGCCTCGATGGCGTTTTGCGTTTTACGGCGGTCCAGTTCAGGCAGAAGTTGTTTCATAAGATATGCACTCCTTCATTCGAAAATTAAGGTTTGAAAAGGCTCAATACTAAAATTAGTCCTTAATAATCCGTGAGCGGGTTGTCACTGTGGTTACGGATCGTTCTTCTGGTCGCTGCCCGCCTCCAAATTTCTTGATTTTAACCTCTAACAAAGGTTGGGAATTGGGTGACAAGCGTAAGCTTCCGATGCCAGTTTTCCTCCGGAAAGATTCCAGGCGAACGCGAACGCTTCGAAAGAATCGATTCCATTCCCTCTGCTACTCCGCTTCTTGACAGGTACTAATTATGATCTTGAACCTTTAAAAAAATAAAAAACTCTGGCTTGTTCGTATTTTTGTTCGTATAATGATGTTAACATACCACTTTTTGGTACAAGTCGTAAAACGCCAAATTCGAAGCTTTTTAAATGATATCGACCCTATTTCCTCTCTTCCGATGCCATTTGGTATCAAATCCTCATTTTTCCTTTACCTTTTGGCAACATGGAGGTATAGTAAACGAAAAGCGGGATTTGCTTGTTGATTTGACAATTGAGGACCCGCGCTCATTAAAGGAGTGGACTTACGAGTGGAAAAGGAATTTGGAAGTCTGTTAAGACTGCTGCGTGAACAAAAAGGCATGTCGATCAACCAACTGGCCGAAAGCGCCGGAATCAGCAACTCGCAAATTTCCAGAATGGAGAACGGCCTGCGCGGCGTGCCCAAAGCCCCTACGATCCGCAAGCTGGCCGAAGCATTAAACGCGTCTTATCAGGAACTGATGATCGCCGCAGGTTATTTGGAAGAGGCAGCGAACCTGAATATCGCGGTAGCGGAACAATCGCCGGAGTGGGCTACCTACAAGGATAAACGGGACTTCAAAAAAATGCTTGAAGAGGATGGCGAGCTGATGTTTGACGGAATACCCCTTGACCAGGAGGACCGGCAGCGGATCAAAGACGTGTTGACAGGACTGTTCTGGGAAGCCAAGCAGATGAACAAACGGAAGAAAAAGAACAACGGAACACCGGATGAAAAATAACCTGAATCAACTCCGACAACTTTCGACTACAAGCGACAAAGCAGGTGAAAATTGTGGATGAGATCATTCGAAAGTTAATCCGCAAGTACAAAACCAGCTGCCCTTTTGAACTTGCGCAAGCGCTTGGGATACATATCCGTTACAACGATCTGGGAGCATCCACCAAAGGTCTGTATTATCGCAAGCTGCGCAGGCGTTTTATCGTCATACATAACCAGCTATCCCCGGAATGGCAAAGATTCGTATGCGCGCATGAGCTGGGTCATGACCGGCTGCACAAAGGCATCAGCCGTTTTTTTCTGGAGGAGCATTCCTATTTCGCCCCGGGTAAATTCGAGCTGCAGGCCAACCGGTTCGCCATCCGGCTGCTGACGTCGGGAACAACGATTGAACATGGGGAATCGATTCAGGATTACTGTTTGCGCAATGGCATACCACCGGAAATGCAACATTTTTTCCCGTCTTTATGGCAATAAATGATTCCTTAGTCTTATTCCACCTTCCTGATGGTCTATTAGAATAAAGTAGAAGGTAAAATTATCTATTTTCAATTAGGAGGTCTTGAAGTTACATGGTCAAAAGGAAATGGTTCGCTTCTCTTCTGCTAAGCGCAGGTTTGCTGGTCGGCTCCATCGGAAGCGCCGCCGCGGCGGAAGGAACACCTGGAACTGCGGCTTCGCCAAGCGGCAAGCATATCACGATCCTGCATACCAATGATATGCATGCGCGCGCAGTCG
Encoded proteins:
- a CDS encoding phage tail tube protein, yielding MLDASRVILGTYGQAFIDGVWQTNINKLEASVELEKRELNLVGNDWKVHKTGIKKGTGTISGYKVTSDMIQRGFSKFDIISKLDDPESFGHERVLLMRCMPDKIQLANWTAGEEVQEETSFTFEGYQLLDPIVGD
- a CDS encoding phage tail assembly chaperone, with the protein product MSLHEHMTEEQILDSLFEAAEKLPEETVRIKRLDMMIVLHGLTSSKVDSIRERCTIRRTVKGSVEEKVDGETFNAMLIAEATSKLEVKGLPLSGWGDPRITSRMKLSGGEQAVRRLLLAGELDAVGDKVLELSGFGVDIDDLKN
- a CDS encoding LysM peptidoglycan-binding domain-containing protein — its product is MEFVLRDGKGKDFLFPVNPEEVTISRQKGLDTVNILSSGEFDFPQGDKVKEISFASFFPKTFDESFCRGKEEELPDPQTAMNKLNEFLALKTPLRFIISKTAVNVPVFVASHQSTFRGGEPGDVSFEITLRTWRELKVMKTAAGAGNGKAANATAINKKPRVDMKAKNKTYTVKPGDSLSKIAKLELGNSSEWNRIYQLNKKLIGNNPNAIKPGQKLVLP
- a CDS encoding ArpU family phage packaging/lysis transcriptional regulator, yielding MKQLLPELDRRKTQNAIEALLEKYRIYKTITFEAKEASITASYTERFHGPTNVTSDQTAQIAAYNVDVPAARRAYCEMIEAIVERLGEREQLIIRERYMKQDDVFDYKVYNYILDPPVSKDTYTKIRARAFYKLALAFADRGLLKLEELQKRVTVG
- a CDS encoding ImmA/IrrE family metallo-endopeptidase, encoding MDEIIRKLIRKYKTSCPFELAQALGIHIRYNDLGASTKGLYYRKLRRRFIVIHNQLSPEWQRFVCAHELGHDRLHKGISRFFLEEHSYFAPGKFELQANRFAIRLLTSGTTIEHGESIQDYCLRNGIPPEMQHFFPSLWQ
- a CDS encoding phage tail sheath family protein; translation: MAGGTWENANKPVLPGLYMNFKAAAASAIQGGTRGTVIVPVKANWGPVREFVEISSETAIEQKYSKDTQDGATAYPVLYLALLGGPKKLLAYRLADDTAAAASVTLQSSDATPADCLQLAAKYPGSRGNSFTVTVQPTLGEPNARELRLYEGTKLLGTYKGTDGTAASIADQINKDSGNLWVTAKVLGQGGIPADVSGAAFTGGASGNSKLANADYIAMQEAAEGQDFDVLALDYAADMALLQSFASWVKRIRREGRGVMAVFGGSKAEDVSKDAVKQAVARSITLNHEGIINVGTGVRLAGTDYSSAQTAAYVAGLIAGQRLNQSATYAQTPFEDVTRRWSRPEQEEAVKNGVFLFFFDGRQVKALRGINSLVNPAEGQNNAWKKIRSIRVMDAINADLQRTAEQTYIGKVNNTEEGRLALIGAVKEYLAQLSLSSVIEPDGYDVILDPAYYGDGAVHKPEADQVFLQWNVKLTDVMEQLFGTFYVQ
- a CDS encoding transcriptional regulator, with translation MEKEFGSLLRLLREQKGMSINQLAESAGISNSQISRMENGLRGVPKAPTIRKLAEALNASYQELMIAAGYLEEAANLNIAVAEQSPEWATYKDKRDFKKMLEEDGELMFDGIPLDQEDRQRIKDVLTGLFWEAKQMNKRKKKNNGTPDEK
- a CDS encoding XkdQ/YqbQ family protein, with the protein product MSYKVILQDKYDLSALVEAINLRDSLEQVAYQGTVNMVATPDMPPINPGMSIRISGIPYGKKDYVPLLHPGVVWEVESSNNGTKRITLTVYDRTIYLDKSEDEYLFPAKQTASQRFKKYAADWNLKIAKLPDTGKKLGRSVYRTQSIYASMFADLRETAKAGGKLYHPRMISSGLELYELGSNKDVYILEHVTDTTQSRTLEGAATQVKVLATAASESGKEVPSKVMAIEKKDTDKFGLLQAIIQDDEVKSKAAATELAKSKLRGIQQTISLNGPDINTIRAGDAVMFGSLKLLVISVSRELGNPGSMSLELGTYDDVKRRFYLE